One window of Dyadobacter sandarakinus genomic DNA carries:
- a CDS encoding nucleotidyltransferase family protein, producing MEKQTIISRLTQSKNYLFTKYPVKSLGLFGSYARNEAEADSDIDIIVEFIQPVGFEFVDLAIDLENILEQHVDLVSKRGIKPVLLPFIEKDIIYV from the coding sequence ATGGAAAAACAAACGATTATAAGCAGGCTTACGCAATCTAAAAACTACCTGTTTACCAAGTATCCGGTAAAATCGCTGGGATTATTTGGCTCATATGCTCGAAACGAAGCAGAGGCTGACAGTGACATTGACATTATAGTGGAATTTATCCAACCTGTTGGCTTTGAGTTTGTTGACCTTGCAATTGACCTGGAAAATATTCTTGAACAACACGTAGATCTTGTAAGTAAGCGCGGTATCAAGCCCGTTTTGCTGCCTTTTATCGAAAAGGATATTATTTATGTCTGA
- a CDS encoding AraC family transcriptional regulator: MLRVPSDISSSEFESLKIQDMTFVAYRNEVYPSKYDVFFEEHAVIVVLEGEKKFTSPTQEVHVEKGDILFIQRGFYLMSESINESYKSLVFFFDEKLLKEFVGLHPELFNLEGTKTVYENPILLLQSDENFEKFIQSVFPYFRSRTSLKNHFLRLKFQELLLHLLELDNSKQLRHILYSLYKGEKVDLSFLMNSYYLKPLTLNELARLSGRSLSAFKRDFQDEFSTSPALWLKNKRLDYADFLLRNSTKNVSEISTDIGYESVSHFIKTYKEKYGTTPKRQV, encoded by the coding sequence TTGCTCCGCGTCCCTTCCGATATCAGCTCCTCAGAATTTGAATCCCTGAAAATTCAGGATATGACCTTTGTGGCTTACCGCAACGAGGTTTATCCTTCAAAATATGATGTTTTTTTTGAGGAGCATGCGGTAATTGTGGTATTGGAAGGAGAAAAGAAATTTACAAGTCCTACACAGGAGGTGCATGTTGAAAAGGGTGATATCCTTTTTATTCAGCGCGGGTTTTATTTGATGTCGGAGTCTATTAATGAATCCTATAAAAGTCTTGTTTTCTTTTTTGATGAAAAACTGTTGAAAGAATTCGTGGGTCTTCATCCTGAGCTTTTTAATCTGGAAGGAACAAAGACCGTTTACGAGAATCCGATTTTGCTTTTACAATCTGATGAAAACTTTGAGAAATTTATTCAGTCTGTATTTCCGTATTTTCGTTCAAGAACAAGCCTGAAAAACCATTTCCTAAGGTTGAAATTTCAGGAATTATTATTGCATCTGCTGGAACTGGATAATTCCAAACAGCTCAGGCATATTCTGTACAGCTTGTACAAGGGTGAAAAGGTGGATTTGTCTTTTTTGATGAACAGCTATTATCTGAAACCACTTACCCTGAATGAGCTTGCAAGATTATCCGGCCGGAGCCTGTCGGCCTTCAAGCGTGATTTTCAGGATGAGTTCAGCACTTCACCCGCGCTCTGGCTTAAAAACAAGCGCCTTGACTATGCCGATTTTCTTTTACGCAACAGCACCAAAAACGTATCGGAAATCAGTACCGACATTGGATACGAGAGCGTTTCTCATTTTATAAAGACGTACAAAGAGAAATACGGCACCACGCCGAAGCGCCAGGTATAA
- a CDS encoding GAF domain-containing protein has translation MAEELLIPTGADRKTLYEALLPQVASLIQDESDLVANLSNITAVLKEAFGFFWVGFYLVKEGQLVLGPFQGPVACTRIPFHKGVCGACYSRAQTIIVPDVDEFPGHIACSSASRSEIVLPVFHRNGMVAMVLDVDSDNLNDFDEEDQEGLSAILRLLERKL, from the coding sequence ATGGCAGAAGAACTATTAATTCCCACAGGTGCAGACAGGAAGACCCTGTACGAAGCATTACTCCCGCAGGTAGCATCCCTGATCCAGGATGAAAGCGACCTGGTTGCCAACTTGTCCAATATTACAGCCGTACTGAAAGAAGCCTTTGGTTTTTTTTGGGTCGGATTTTACCTTGTCAAAGAAGGTCAACTGGTACTTGGCCCGTTTCAGGGACCTGTTGCCTGTACACGCATTCCGTTTCATAAAGGGGTTTGCGGTGCCTGCTACTCCCGGGCTCAAACCATTATTGTACCCGATGTAGACGAATTTCCGGGACATATTGCATGCAGCTCCGCTTCCAGGTCCGAGATCGTGCTTCCCGTATTTCACAGGAACGGGATGGTAGCTATGGTACTGGATGTGGATAGTGACAATCTGAATGATTTTGACGAAGAAGATCAGGAAGGACTTTCGGCCATACTCAGGCTGCTTGAAAGAAAGCTATAA
- the leuC gene encoding 3-isopropylmalate dehydratase large subunit → MSNQASTLFDKVWDAHVVRKIEDGPDVFFIDRHFIHEVTSPVAFLGLESRNIGVMYPERTFATADHNTPTINQHLPVEDPLSANQLKALETNSAKYGISHWGLGHARNGIVHVVGPENGITLPGMTIVCGDSHTSTHGAFGAIAFGIGTSEVEMVLSSQCIMQPKPKKMRVNVNGKLGKGVTPKDVTLYIISRLTTAGATGYFVEYAGDVFENMSMEGRMTVCNMSIEMGARGGMIAPDETTFAYINGRDQAPKGEAWDKALAYWKTLKTDEGAVFDKEYTFNAADIEPMITYGTNPGMGQGISKAIPTADQVEGGKATYDKSLNYMGFHENESMLGKKIDYVFIGSCTNGRIEDFRAFASIIKGRKKADNVTAWVVPGSHIVERQIKEEGILDILTEAGFELRQPGCSACLAMNDDKIPAGKYAVSTSNRNFEGRQGPGARTLLASPLVAAAAAVTGVVTDPRELL, encoded by the coding sequence ATGAGTAATCAAGCGAGTACCCTTTTCGACAAAGTGTGGGATGCACACGTTGTACGCAAGATTGAGGATGGTCCGGATGTATTTTTTATCGACCGCCACTTTATCCACGAAGTAACCAGCCCTGTGGCATTCCTCGGGCTCGAAAGCAGAAATATTGGTGTAATGTACCCTGAGCGCACATTTGCCACTGCAGACCACAATACACCGACCATCAACCAGCATCTTCCGGTAGAAGATCCGCTTTCGGCCAATCAGCTGAAAGCATTGGAAACCAATTCAGCCAAATACGGTATTTCGCACTGGGGACTGGGCCATGCACGCAATGGTATTGTCCACGTGGTAGGGCCCGAAAACGGCATTACCCTGCCTGGCATGACCATCGTTTGCGGCGATTCGCATACATCTACCCATGGCGCATTTGGCGCGATTGCATTTGGTATCGGTACTTCCGAAGTGGAAATGGTGCTTTCGTCCCAATGTATTATGCAACCCAAGCCTAAGAAAATGCGTGTGAACGTGAATGGAAAATTGGGCAAAGGCGTGACGCCGAAAGATGTAACGCTCTATATTATTTCAAGGCTGACCACTGCCGGTGCTACGGGCTATTTCGTGGAATATGCAGGTGATGTTTTTGAAAACATGAGCATGGAAGGTCGTATGACCGTTTGCAACATGAGCATTGAAATGGGTGCACGTGGTGGAATGATTGCACCGGATGAAACTACCTTCGCATACATCAATGGCCGTGACCAGGCCCCAAAAGGTGAAGCTTGGGATAAGGCGCTTGCTTACTGGAAAACATTGAAAACAGACGAAGGTGCTGTGTTTGACAAAGAATACACCTTCAATGCTGCTGACATTGAACCTATGATTACCTATGGTACCAACCCGGGAATGGGTCAGGGTATTTCCAAGGCAATCCCGACTGCAGACCAGGTGGAAGGTGGCAAAGCCACTTACGACAAGTCCCTGAACTATATGGGTTTCCATGAAAATGAATCAATGCTCGGAAAGAAAATTGATTATGTTTTTATCGGCAGCTGTACAAACGGCCGCATTGAAGATTTCCGGGCTTTTGCTTCAATTATCAAAGGACGCAAGAAGGCGGATAATGTGACAGCATGGGTTGTTCCGGGCTCCCATATTGTTGAAAGACAAATCAAAGAAGAAGGTATTCTGGATATTCTGACTGAGGCAGGTTTTGAGCTTCGTCAGCCTGGCTGCTCTGCTTGTCTTGCCATGAACGATGATAAGATCCCGGCCGGCAAGTACGCAGTAAGTACTTCCAACCGCAACTTTGAAGGCCGCCAGGGCCCGGGTGCACGCACCTTGCTCGCCAGCCCGCTGGTAGCAGCAGCAGCAGCCGTAACTGGGGTAGTGACAGATCCGAGGGAGTTGCTGTAA
- the ilvA gene encoding threonine ammonia-lyase IlvA has translation MNDPHSVPTLDNIFLAAQRLRGVINHTPILYNAHLSEQYEANIYLKREDLQTVRSYKIRGAYNKMASLTAGELANGVVCASAGNHAQGVAYACRKMEVKGAIFMPTTTPAQKVKQVRMFGKEWIEIHLVGDTYDDAYYASKEYQTITNAVFVHPFDDLQVIEGQGTVGLEIFKDADFQIDYLLMAIGGGGLASGLSTVFQQLSPRTKLIGVEPEGSPTMQKSIEEGQVVTLKNIDKFVDGAAVGRAGEITYEICSRSLNKILLVPEGKVCSSILQLYNEEAIVAEPAGALTVAALDFIKDEIKGKNVVALISGGNNDITRTEEIKERSLLYEGLKHYFIIRFPQRSGAFREFLNVLGPNDDIARFEYVKKTNREQGPALVGIELKSRDDFAPLIERMNENRIVYEYLNNQPDLFQFMV, from the coding sequence ATGAACGATCCGCATTCCGTCCCGACACTGGACAACATTTTCCTGGCAGCCCAGCGGTTGAGAGGCGTCATCAACCACACTCCTATCCTGTACAATGCGCATTTGTCGGAGCAGTATGAAGCCAATATTTACCTGAAAAGGGAAGACCTGCAAACAGTACGTTCCTACAAAATCCGGGGAGCCTATAACAAAATGGCCAGCCTGACTGCCGGAGAACTGGCTAATGGTGTGGTTTGTGCCAGTGCGGGCAACCATGCCCAGGGAGTAGCTTATGCCTGCCGGAAAATGGAGGTAAAAGGCGCTATTTTCATGCCTACCACCACGCCTGCGCAAAAAGTAAAGCAGGTGCGGATGTTTGGGAAAGAGTGGATCGAAATACACCTGGTAGGTGATACCTACGATGATGCCTACTATGCCTCCAAGGAGTACCAGACCATCACAAATGCCGTTTTTGTTCATCCTTTCGATGATTTGCAGGTGATTGAAGGTCAGGGAACGGTTGGGTTGGAAATATTCAAGGACGCTGATTTCCAGATCGATTATTTGCTGATGGCTATCGGTGGTGGTGGACTGGCCTCTGGATTATCCACTGTGTTTCAACAGCTTTCTCCCAGAACAAAACTGATCGGTGTGGAACCGGAAGGCTCTCCTACCATGCAGAAGTCGATAGAGGAAGGGCAGGTTGTTACGTTAAAAAACATTGACAAATTTGTAGATGGCGCTGCGGTGGGTCGCGCAGGGGAAATTACTTACGAAATATGCAGCCGGAGCCTCAACAAGATATTGCTCGTACCCGAAGGTAAAGTGTGCTCTTCCATTTTACAGCTGTACAATGAAGAAGCGATTGTGGCAGAACCCGCAGGCGCATTGACTGTGGCCGCGCTCGATTTTATCAAAGATGAAATCAAAGGCAAGAATGTGGTGGCACTTATCAGCGGCGGTAACAATGACATTACCCGCACAGAGGAAATCAAGGAGCGTTCACTTTTGTACGAGGGGCTGAAACATTATTTTATCATTCGTTTTCCGCAGCGTTCGGGCGCGTTCCGGGAGTTTTTGAATGTACTTGGCCCAAATGATGACATTGCCCGTTTCGAATATGTTAAGAAAACCAACCGGGAACAAGGCCCCGCATTGGTAGGAATAGAACTTAAAAGCCGGGACGATTTTGCTCCGCTGATTGAAAGAATGAATGAAAACCGGATTGTTTACGAATACCTGAACAACCAGCCGGATTTATTTCAGTTTATGGTTTAA
- a CDS encoding alpha-isopropylmalate synthase regulatory domain-containing protein, protein MTSRYIEIMDTTLRDGEQTSGVSFSASEKLTIAQVLLQEVKVDRIEVASARVSEGEFQAVKKITSWASENGFLDKIEVLTFVDGTASIQWMLDAGARVMNLLTKGSLNHLKHQLKKTPGEHFEDIRSVIEQADASGIACNVYLEDWSNGMRNSPEYVYQSLDFLTTLPVKRILLPDTLGILTPSESYAFVKSVVERYPQHHFEFHAHNDYDLSVANVMEALRAGAHGLHLTVNGMGERTGNAPLASTIAVLNDLMPEFRTSVNERSLYTVSKLVETFSGIRIPANKPIVGESVFTQTAGIHADGDKKNNLYFSKLMPERFGRQRLYALGKTSGKANIENNLRDLGITLSDADLKKVTQRIIELGDRKEVVTPDDLPYIISDILDSDTIEEKVVIVNYVLTHSKNLKPSATLQIQFGEEVFEENAQGDGQYDAFMNALKKIYIKKGISLPMLTDYTVRIPPGGKTDALCETIITWEINGKEVKTRGLDSDQTFSAIMATQKMLNLIGVPDQPKLAPEILL, encoded by the coding sequence ATGACCAGCCGCTACATTGAAATTATGGATACGACCCTCCGCGATGGTGAACAAACCAGCGGGGTATCGTTTTCTGCGTCTGAAAAGCTCACCATCGCACAGGTTCTTTTACAGGAAGTGAAAGTAGACCGCATCGAGGTCGCTTCTGCCAGAGTATCGGAGGGAGAATTTCAGGCAGTCAAAAAAATCACTTCCTGGGCCAGCGAAAACGGATTTCTGGACAAAATTGAAGTACTCACTTTTGTTGATGGTACTGCCTCCATTCAATGGATGCTCGACGCCGGGGCCAGGGTAATGAACCTGCTGACCAAGGGCTCGCTCAACCATCTAAAACACCAGCTGAAAAAAACGCCCGGCGAACACTTTGAAGATATCCGCAGCGTAATTGAACAGGCCGACGCTTCGGGCATTGCCTGTAATGTATACCTGGAAGACTGGAGTAACGGCATGCGCAACTCTCCCGAGTACGTGTACCAATCGCTTGATTTCCTGACAACATTGCCTGTAAAGAGGATTCTTTTACCGGATACCCTTGGCATTCTCACACCGTCGGAATCCTATGCATTTGTAAAATCAGTGGTAGAGAGGTACCCTCAGCATCACTTTGAGTTTCATGCGCACAATGATTATGACCTGAGCGTTGCCAATGTGATGGAAGCATTACGGGCCGGAGCGCACGGGCTGCACCTGACCGTTAACGGGATGGGCGAACGTACGGGCAATGCGCCTCTGGCAAGTACGATTGCTGTTTTGAATGATCTGATGCCTGAGTTCCGGACTTCCGTCAATGAACGTTCGCTGTATACGGTGAGTAAGCTGGTTGAGACATTTTCCGGAATCCGCATTCCTGCCAATAAACCCATTGTTGGCGAAAGTGTATTTACCCAAACGGCCGGGATCCATGCCGACGGCGACAAAAAGAACAATCTGTATTTCAGTAAGCTGATGCCGGAGCGCTTTGGCAGGCAGCGGTTGTATGCACTGGGAAAAACATCGGGCAAAGCGAATATTGAAAACAACCTGCGCGACCTGGGAATTACCCTGTCCGATGCCGACCTGAAAAAGGTTACACAGCGGATCATCGAGCTGGGCGACCGGAAAGAGGTGGTTACCCCGGATGATCTCCCATACATTATCTCCGACATTCTCGACAGTGATACGATTGAGGAGAAGGTAGTGATTGTGAATTATGTGCTGACTCACTCCAAAAATCTGAAACCGTCTGCCACGCTGCAAATTCAGTTTGGGGAAGAGGTTTTTGAGGAAAATGCGCAGGGAGACGGTCAGTATGATGCATTTATGAATGCATTGAAAAAGATCTACATAAAAAAAGGCATTAGTCTGCCTATGCTGACCGACTATACGGTACGGATTCCACCCGGCGGAAAGACGGACGCACTTTGCGAAACGATCATTACCTGGGAAATCAATGGAAAAGAAGTAAAAACGCGCGGGCTTGATTCTGACCAGACTTTTTCCGCCATTATGGCCACACAGAAGATGCTGAACCTGATCGGCGTGCCTGATCAGCCAAAACTTGCCCCTGAGATCCTTTTGTAA
- the purU gene encoding formyltetrahydrofolate deformylase: protein MDGPDHKGLIYQVTKILFAHNQNIIRNDEYVSPSHYFFMRTEFEGDADVHALMHVLQTELPADLNLRINPKKKKDIVLFVTKEHHCLGELLIWYAFDELDATILAVISNYNTLQPLVGKFGIPFHFISHENKTREEHEEAVLRTLDIYRPEYLVLAKYMRIITPEFVRHFPDKIINIHHSFLPAFVGANPYRQAYERGVKIIGATAHFVNDNLDEGPIIAQDVKSVDHRQTATDMATLGRDTEKAVLSKALKLVFNDRVFVHNNRTIIL, encoded by the coding sequence ATGGACGGACCCGATCACAAGGGCCTGATTTACCAGGTAACCAAGATCCTCTTCGCGCACAATCAAAATATCATCCGCAATGACGAATACGTCAGTCCGTCACACTATTTCTTTATGCGTACGGAATTTGAAGGTGATGCGGATGTACATGCATTGATGCACGTATTGCAGACGGAGCTTCCCGCAGACCTGAATCTGCGGATCAATCCGAAGAAGAAAAAGGATATTGTGCTGTTTGTCACCAAGGAGCACCATTGTCTGGGCGAGTTGCTGATCTGGTATGCATTTGATGAGCTTGATGCTACCATACTGGCCGTGATCAGCAACTACAATACATTACAGCCCCTGGTAGGAAAGTTCGGAATTCCTTTTCATTTTATCTCTCACGAAAACAAAACCCGTGAAGAACACGAAGAGGCGGTATTGCGCACGCTGGACATTTACCGGCCCGAATACCTGGTACTGGCCAAATATATGCGCATTATCACGCCAGAGTTTGTCCGTCACTTTCCGGATAAGATTATCAACATTCACCATTCATTTTTACCGGCATTTGTTGGTGCTAATCCGTACCGGCAAGCATATGAACGGGGTGTAAAGATTATAGGGGCGACAGCACATTTCGTGAACGACAATCTGGACGAAGGACCGATAATTGCGCAGGATGTAAAATCGGTAGATCACCGGCAAACCGCCACGGATATGGCTACACTGGGAAGAGATACTGAAAAGGCGGTGTTATCAAAAGCCTTGAAGCTGGTATTTAACGACCGGGTTTTTGTACATAATAACCGGACGATTATCCTGTAA
- the leuD gene encoding 3-isopropylmalate dehydratase small subunit: MAYDKFTILKSTAVPLPIENVDTDQIIPARFLKATKREGFGDNLFRDWRYNGDDTPKQDFVLNNPIYSGKILVGGHNFGSGSSREHAAWAIYDYGFRCVVSSFFADIFKGNSLNIGILPVQVSPVFLDKIFQAIEADPKAEVEVNLPEQTITILATGEQESFDINGYKKHNMTNGFDDIDYLQSMKSEIATFEKERIY; the protein is encoded by the coding sequence ATGGCTTACGATAAATTCACCATACTAAAAAGCACCGCAGTACCCCTGCCCATTGAGAACGTCGATACCGACCAGATTATACCAGCCCGCTTTTTGAAAGCAACAAAGAGAGAGGGCTTCGGCGATAACCTTTTCCGCGACTGGCGGTATAATGGCGATGATACACCCAAGCAGGATTTTGTTTTGAACAATCCCATATATTCCGGGAAAATCCTCGTGGGCGGCCACAACTTCGGAAGCGGTTCGAGCCGCGAGCATGCTGCCTGGGCGATTTATGATTATGGCTTCCGCTGCGTAGTATCCAGCTTTTTTGCGGATATCTTCAAAGGCAACTCTCTGAACATAGGAATCCTGCCTGTACAGGTAAGCCCTGTTTTCTTGGACAAAATTTTCCAGGCCATTGAAGCAGACCCGAAAGCAGAGGTGGAAGTAAACCTGCCCGAACAAACCATTACGATACTAGCGACGGGAGAACAGGAATCTTTCGATATCAACGGTTATAAAAAACATAACATGACAAACGGTTTTGATGATATCGATTACCTGCAATCGATGAAAAGCGAAATCGCCACGTTTGAAAAAGAAAGAATTTACTAG
- a CDS encoding HepT-like ribonuclease domain-containing protein: MSERSPSILLADMLDSVNTIFEFTSDLDYEGFLKDRKTRDAVIRNLQVLGEAANRVPKSDREKYPTIEWMRIIRSRHILVHDYAGIDYEIVWRIVEVHLRPLQAALSQILNQQDEQSL, encoded by the coding sequence ATGTCTGAAAGAAGCCCGTCCATCTTGCTTGCCGATATGCTTGATTCAGTCAATACTATTTTTGAATTTACCAGTGACCTCGACTACGAAGGATTTTTGAAGGACCGGAAAACCCGCGATGCTGTCATCAGGAATCTTCAGGTATTAGGTGAAGCTGCCAACAGGGTACCCAAAAGTGACCGGGAAAAATACCCAACAATTGAATGGATGAGAATAATCCGGTCGCGGCACATACTGGTACATGACTATGCAGGCATTGATTATGAAATTGTCTGGCGTATCGTCGAGGTTCACCTGCGCCCGCTACAAGCAGCTCTGAGCCAGATCCTTAATCAGCAGGATGAACAATCCTTATAA
- the leuB gene encoding 3-isopropylmalate dehydrogenase — protein sequence MKKNILIVPGDGIGQEVTAVGKAVLEKIAAKFGHDFTYDEALMGHVAIEATGNPLPNETLAKMRASDAILFGAVGHPKYDNDPTAKVRPEQGLLKMRKELGLYANLRPIKLFDELLGASSIRPEILKGSDILFFRELTGDIYFGEKGRKNDNNTAYDIAEYSRYEVERIGRKAFEAARTRGKKLCSVDKANVLETSRLWREVIQALAPEYPDVTVEHQFVDSAAMMLIKDPRRFDVVVTANLFGDILTDEASQIAGSMGMLASASVGDSTGVYEPIHGSAHDITGKGIANPLASVLSAALLLDISFGLKEEADTVIAAVEKLLKDGFRTRDIADANTPADKILNTSAAGEALLSRI from the coding sequence ATGAAAAAAAATATCCTGATCGTTCCGGGCGATGGTATCGGACAAGAAGTTACTGCGGTTGGTAAAGCTGTTCTTGAGAAAATAGCAGCAAAATTCGGCCACGATTTTACTTATGATGAAGCTTTGATGGGCCACGTGGCCATCGAAGCTACCGGTAACCCGCTCCCCAACGAAACGCTTGCAAAAATGCGTGCATCGGATGCTATACTTTTCGGGGCTGTCGGACATCCTAAATACGATAATGATCCCACCGCAAAAGTACGTCCGGAGCAGGGATTGCTGAAAATGCGCAAGGAACTTGGCCTGTATGCCAACCTGCGTCCGATCAAGCTTTTCGACGAGCTGCTTGGCGCCTCGTCCATTCGTCCTGAAATTCTCAAAGGATCTGATATCCTGTTTTTCCGTGAGCTCACAGGAGACATTTATTTTGGTGAAAAAGGGCGTAAAAATGATAACAATACCGCTTACGACATTGCCGAGTACAGCCGCTACGAAGTAGAGCGCATTGGCCGCAAAGCTTTTGAGGCAGCACGTACACGTGGCAAAAAACTTTGTTCTGTTGATAAGGCAAATGTACTGGAAACCAGCCGCCTGTGGCGGGAAGTAATCCAGGCTCTGGCTCCCGAGTATCCTGATGTAACTGTTGAGCATCAATTTGTTGATTCAGCAGCGATGATGCTCATCAAGGATCCCCGGCGTTTTGATGTGGTTGTGACTGCCAATTTGTTCGGTGACATCCTCACAGACGAAGCCAGCCAGATCGCCGGCTCGATGGGTATGCTTGCGTCCGCGTCGGTAGGCGACAGTACGGGTGTGTATGAGCCTATCCATGGATCTGCACATGATATTACAGGAAAAGGCATTGCCAATCCGCTCGCATCGGTACTTTCGGCTGCATTGCTCCTGGATATTTCTTTTGGACTGAAAGAAGAAGCGGATACAGTAATTGCTGCAGTTGAAAAGCTTTTGAAAGATGGTTTCCGTACAAGGGATATTGCGGATGCGAACACCCCCGCTGACAAAATCCTGAATACAAGTGCAGCAGGAGAAGCATTATTGAGCCGTATTTGA
- a CDS encoding nucleotidyltransferase family protein, which translates to MTVQNKDEVLQLIEKHKPAIKRLGAQRLGLFGSFVREEQKDESDVDLVVEFSEGKKTFRNFMNLADYLEALFNRKVELVTWQSLALFIQRNVKEEIEYVSITD; encoded by the coding sequence ATGACTGTTCAAAACAAAGATGAAGTTCTGCAACTTATTGAAAAGCACAAACCAGCAATAAAGCGCCTGGGCGCCCAGCGGTTAGGTCTTTTCGGCTCTTTCGTTCGCGAAGAGCAAAAAGATGAAAGTGACGTGGATCTTGTCGTGGAATTTAGTGAAGGCAAAAAAACCTTTCGAAATTTTATGAATCTGGCTGACTATTTAGAGGCTTTGTTTAACAGGAAAGTTGAATTGGTAACGTGGCAATCTTTGGCCTTATTTATTCAACGAAATGTCAAAGAAGAAATCGAGTATGTCTCCATCACTGATTGA
- a CDS encoding HepT-like ribonuclease domain-containing protein, which produces MSPSLIEFLQHIEAELTFIEQHTLSVSFESFVDNDLLNKAIVRSFEIIGEACKKIPDEVRTKYPLFDWRGFAGLRDRIIHHYWGIDYDLLWDAIQTEVPFHRAWISLIIEKES; this is translated from the coding sequence ATGTCTCCATCACTGATTGAGTTTCTGCAACATATTGAGGCGGAGCTTACATTTATAGAGCAGCATACCTTATCTGTTAGTTTTGAGTCATTCGTAGACAATGATTTACTTAATAAAGCTATTGTAAGAAGTTTTGAAATTATTGGAGAAGCTTGTAAGAAGATTCCCGATGAGGTCAGGACTAAATATCCATTATTTGACTGGCGCGGATTTGCTGGTTTGCGCGACAGAATCATTCACCATTACTGGGGGATTGACTATGATCTGTTATGGGATGCGATTCAAACAGAAGTACCTTTCCATCGTGCCTGGATAAGCCTTATCATCGAAAAAGAAAGTTAA
- a CDS encoding 2-isopropylmalate synthase, translating to MSNRVQIFDTTLRDGEQVPGSQLTTEEKIVVASQLEKLGVDIIEAGFPVSSPGDFRSVVEISKAVREPVICALSRAVQGDIDAAADALQYARRKRIHTGIGSSDIHIEHKFATTREKILERAIAATRYAKSKVEDVEFYCEDAGRADLVFLAQLVEAVIGAGATVVNIPDTTGYCLPEEYGGKIKYIFENVSNIHKATISIHCHNDLGLATANSLAGINAGARQVEVTINGIGERAGNTSLEEVVMALKVHSELGLETGINTPYIFPTSQLVSKMMRMQVQANKAIVGRNAFAHSSGIHQDGHLKNNLNYEIMNPQDVGVDKSDIVLTARSGRHALKHRLELLGFSFDKTALDELYTRFLEVADLKKEVNDADLVDLARTAIPV from the coding sequence ATGAGTAACCGAGTCCAAATCTTCGACACAACTTTACGAGACGGTGAGCAGGTTCCAGGCAGCCAACTAACTACGGAGGAAAAGATCGTTGTAGCAAGTCAGCTCGAAAAACTTGGAGTCGATATCATTGAAGCCGGATTCCCTGTGTCGAGCCCGGGCGACTTCCGGTCGGTGGTGGAGATATCGAAAGCGGTGCGGGAGCCGGTTATCTGCGCACTGTCAAGGGCTGTTCAGGGGGATATTGATGCGGCGGCGGATGCACTCCAGTATGCCCGCAGAAAAAGGATTCATACAGGCATCGGATCTTCCGACATTCATATTGAGCACAAATTTGCCACAACCCGTGAGAAGATCCTTGAAAGGGCGATCGCTGCAACGCGCTATGCCAAAAGCAAGGTAGAGGATGTTGAGTTTTACTGCGAAGACGCCGGTCGCGCTGACCTCGTGTTTCTTGCACAGCTGGTTGAAGCTGTCATCGGCGCCGGTGCTACGGTTGTGAACATTCCCGATACTACCGGGTACTGCCTGCCTGAGGAGTACGGTGGAAAAATCAAGTATATTTTCGAAAACGTATCAAACATTCATAAAGCGACTATCTCCATTCACTGCCACAATGACCTCGGTCTTGCTACTGCCAATTCACTCGCAGGAATCAATGCAGGTGCACGTCAGGTAGAAGTGACGATTAACGGGATCGGTGAACGCGCCGGTAACACCTCGCTGGAAGAAGTGGTGATGGCATTAAAGGTACATTCGGAATTAGGCCTGGAAACAGGAATTAATACGCCTTATATTTTTCCGACAAGTCAGCTTGTTTCCAAAATGATGCGGATGCAGGTACAGGCCAACAAGGCAATCGTGGGCCGCAATGCATTTGCACATTCGTCGGGTATTCACCAGGACGGCCATTTGAAAAACAACCTGAACTACGAAATCATGAACCCGCAGGATGTGGGTGTTGACAAGTCGGATATCGTACTGACAGCCCGCAGCGGCCGCCATGCATTGAAGCACCGGCTTGAACTTCTGGGCTTTTCCTTTGACAAAACTGCGCTGGACGAACTCTATACCAGGTTCCTTGAAGTAGCCGATTTGAAGAAAGAAGTAAACGATGCCGATCTGGTTGACCTTGCCCGTACAGCTATTCCGGTTTGA